TTCTCTTACATTAAGTTTAAAAAAGCCCGGATATATTCCGGGCTTTTTTAGTGTGGTTTAATAGTGATGGGAATCCTATCAATTTGTTTATAACCTTTTAATTGAAATGGATACTCAAGCATTCAAGCAAACTCTTCATAAATCAGATAGATATAACAGGAGAGGATTTGGCTCTGCAAACAAGCGAGCCCAGGCTCTAGCAGAGGCTTATCAAAGTGGATTAATCGGATCAATTAGAGATAACGGCAATGAATTGGTTCATGGACGACTTAAAGTCAAAATTGCAGAGGCTTTTGGTTTTTGTTGGGGAGTAGAAAGAGCTGTAGCAATGGCTTATGAGACTAGAAAGCATTATCCGAATGAAAAGATATGGATTACTAATGAAATTATTCATAATCCTTCAGTAAATGACCAGCTTAGGAAAATGGATGTACTTTTTATTACTGAGGAGAAAGGAGTCAAGGATTTTTCAGGCGTAAAAGATGGGGATGTTGTAATTCTTCCTGCTTTTGGTGCAACTGTTCAAGATATGAAAATGCTTCATGATAGAGGCTGTCATATTATTGACACCACTTGTCCATGGGTTTCAAAAGTTTGGCATACAGTTGAAAAGCATAAAAAACATACATTTACTTCCATTATTCATGGTAAATACAAACATGAAGAAACACTTGCGACTAGCTCTTTCGCAGGAACTTATCTAGTTGTATTTGACTTAGAAGAAGCCAATTATGTAGCTGAATATATTCTTGGTAATGGAAATAGAGAGGAATTCTTAAAGCGTTTTGCTAAAGCATCTTCTGCTGGGTTTGATCCTGATAAGGATTTGCAAAGAATTGGGGTCGCTAACCAGACAACAATGCTCAAAAGTGAAACAGAAGAGATAGGTAAATTATTCGAAAAAACGATGCTAAAAAAATACGGTCCAGCTGATTTAAATGAACACTTTTTAGCTTTCAATACTATTTGTGATGCCACGGAGGAAAGACAAGGAGCAATGTTTTCTCTAGTTGATGAACCCCTTGATCTTATGGTTGTTATTGGTGGTTATAACTCTTCAAACACTACCCATCTTCAAGAAATAGCGGTAAGCAGGGGTATTCGCTCTTTCCATATTGATACTCCAGAGCGAATAGGAGAAGAGACAAATACTATTACTCACATGCCACTTGAAGGTGAATTAATTACTGAGAAGGAATTTCTTCCAATTGGCAGTATTAAAGTGGGAATCACATCTGGAGCCTCTACTCCAGATAGAGTGGTTGAGCATGTTATCCACAAGCTTATGAAAATAAGTGAAAAAGATTAATCTAGGGTAAATCACAATTTTGACTCAATTTCTCGTAGGATATACATTCAATATTTGTTGAAGATGGCTCAACCCACAAGCTCTAATATTCAAGATTCTGACTCACAAAAGGTTGAAGTCGTTGTACAGAGTCCCGATGGGGAGGTGAATATTTTTGGAGAACTTTCAATATTAGTTCTTAGAGTTAGTTTTAGTTTGTTGATGGTTCATCATGGTTTGGAAAAATTAAATGATCCAGGAGGATTCGCTGAATTTGTTGTGGGTAAATATTTCAGCTTTCTTCCTGGTGATCCTGTAATTTGGACATACATGGCCGCCGTTACTCAAATAGTTTGTCCAATTGGTTTAGCGACTGGGGTATTGGCAAGAATATCCTCCTTGGGTCTGCTATCAACTATGGTATTCGCGTTATATTTCCACTTTATAGATACTGGCTTAGAAGGATTTCCTTTCGCTGTTGTAGAAAATCACAATTACATATTTGAATTATCCGCCATTTATGCTGCAATATCATTCTATTTTTTATGTGCTGGTCCTGGAAGACTTTCACTCTTTAGGAAATCAAATAAAATAACTTATTATCCAAAAGGTACATAAGTAAAGAATAACTTTTAAGGCTAAATAATAATATTTAAAATTAAAAATTACTCATAGTTGGTTTTAATGTAAAAAGTGTCTTTTTCCAGTAAGAACCATTTTTATTCCCAATTCATTGCATGCGCTGATAGAATCTTTATCTCTAATACTTCCACCTGGCTGAATAATTGAACTAATACCATAATCAGCTGCCATCTTTACAGTATCGTCGAATGGGAAAAAACCATCACTAGCCAACACAGCACCTTTTGATTTGCTCCCAGCTGCCTCTAATGCAAGTTTTGCTGAACCTATCCTATTCATTTGACCAGCTCCAATTCCTAGACTCTGCTTATTAGATGCAACAGCTATTGCATTTGATCGTATATGTTTTACGATTTTCCAAGCAAAAGATAAGTCAATCATTTCCTCTTCATTTGGGATTAGTTTGGTAACATTTTTCCATTCAGTTTGATCAAAATCCGGTTCATCTAAATCTTGAATTAATAAACCACCAAGTATGCTTCTGATATGATTGTTATCTGCTTTTTGAATAGACTCAGCTTTTAACTCTAATAGCCTTAGGTTTTTCTTTTTTGAAAGTATTTCTTTTGCATTACTATCAAAATAGGGAGCTACTATGCATTCGATAAATATATTTTCAAGTTCTTTTGCAGCAGCTTTATCCACGGGGCAATTGATAGCAATAATTCCACCAAAAGCACTAACTCGATCTCCATCTAATGCTCTTTTTAGAGCAGAACATGGCGAATCTCCAATTGCGACTCCACAAGGATTTGTGTGTTTAATAACTACCGCCGCTTTTTGATATGAAGCATCTTTAATAGTATTTTCATATCCAAATTCACGGAGCGTAGATAATGCAGCCTCCAGATCAAGAAGATTATTTGTACTTAATTCTTTTCCTTGCAATTGATTAGCTCCACTCCAACCTTTCTCAGGCTCTCCATACCATGAGGCCTTTTGGTGGGGATTTTCTCCATACCTAAGCTCTTGCTTTAAAGGCAAGCTTTGCAACCAATAAGCTTTTTGTGAGGGAATTTGCTTTGCAATCCATTTGCTTATTGTTAGGTCATAAATGGCTGTATGCTCAAAGGCTTTTAGAGAATAGCTTTTTCGTAATTCATTGGTGACTGTTTTTGATTTGTATGCATCAATTAAGTTTGAGTATTGACTTGGATTAGTGACTACAAGAACGTCTTCATGGTTCTTTGCCGCTGCTCGAATCATTGTTGGACCGCCAATATCAATATTCTCGATTGCCTCATCCCATGAAACATTTTCTTTTGAAATTGTTTGTTCAAATGGATATAAGTTAACAACCACCAAATTAATTGGATTGATATTTTGTGCCTTCAAATCTTCCATATGATTTTGTTTATCTCTTTTCGCCAATATTCCTCCATGAATTTTGGGATTAAGTGTTTTCACCCTTCCTTCAAGAATTTCTGGAAACCCTGTGTAATCTGCTACTCGAGTGACAGGTAGATTTGCGCTCTCAATTAACTTTGCAGTTCCTCCACTTGAAATAATTCTGAAACCCAATTCATTTATTAATGCTTCAGCCAGAGGAATTAAGCCAGTTTTGTCTGAGACACTTAACAGTGCTATTGGTGACATTTTTATTCTTTGAAATCGATTCTTTTCGATAACCTACGCATCAAAGAGCCATATTGCATTCAAGATGACTGAACTAATCTGCTTAAATTCTGAATCCGCAACAAATAGATTGGTTTTACTTCACGGTTGGGGAGCTGATGCACATGATCTTGTACCTATTGGAAAATTATTAACTGAAGGATTAAAAAATCGTTTTGAAATTGTTTCTTTCTCTGCTCCTAATATTCATCCAAGCGGATTAGGTAGGCAATGGTACCCCTTGTACCCTCATGAGTGGGAACAGGTTCCAAATGCAGTATTAGACCTTGAAAGGAGCTTAAATAGCCTTTGCTTTAAACGCATCCCTTTAAATAAAACATTGCTCTTGGGCTTTTCTCAAGGAGGTGCAATGGCTTTAGAGCTTGCAAAAAGAAATAGATTTGATGGGGTTTTTGCACTTAGCTCTTATCCACATCCGGATTGGGAACCTTCAAAAAATATGCCACCAATTTTTCTTTGTCATGGAAATATGGATCAAGTAGTCCCTAAAGCTGCTTCTCAGAAAAGCTTTGATATTTTGTTAAAACATGAAGTTAAGTCAGAGTTGTATTTCTTTGATGGAGGCCATGAAATAACTAATGATCTAATTGAACATTGCCGAGAAAAAATTAAACAAGAATTTCTGGATTAAACAAAAGCGTATTCATACTCTTCGATTTCTTCCCAGTCGTCTGCTGTAAGTTCTAAGCCTGCAAAAATTTTGTCCTCACCTAGAAATTCAACAATCACTCTTAAAGAGGGAAAAAGAAAGTGATTTTCCTCAGCATATTGAGCACTAAACAAACCTTTCTCTCCCCAGAAGAAGCGATCAGTCGTGTGTTCATTGCGACGTACATTTAATATTGCCGGCGCATACAGTCCTTCTTCGGCAATAAAACGCCTAGCAGCAGTTACAGGCTTATGTTGCCCTGTTCCTAAATGAAAAATAGGAACATGTGACATTACACGCTGACCTGCGAGCCTTCGCCTGCTAATTCTTTTGCGCTTCTTAGACATGAAAAAAAACTACCTTTTTTGGGTGGGAGAGATTTAGAGGTTTTGTTATTCGCTCTGGCTGAAGCTAGAGTTTTTTGAAGAAAAAAATAAGGTTGAAACTGAGGTGGAAAGTTTTTCTTAAATAATTAAAAAGTTGGCTACAGAGTTACCCATCAATCTCTGCCCTAGCATCAAAGTCATTGAAATGCTCACTTTTTAATTAAATTTGAGATAACCTCCTATCAAGATCTAAATTCTTTATTAACATCTTAATACTTTTTTCAAATTTATCAAGTTTTTGAATACTTCGTTTTCCTTGTCTAAGATAGCTTAATGAGTTCAATGCAGTATTCAGAACGGTTTTTAAATTTTGTTCAACAGCAGTTGATGAGCTTTCAAGCTAATCAAGAACTGGAGCATGTTGTTGTTTACGTGGCGAGATCTGGAGACAGTGGATCTCCAAGCTTGGAGGTCGTTGGTCAGTGGCCTAAGTCAGAGAAAGTATTACAGCCTGTAGAAACTGATACTGCTCTTCGCACGCCATCTTCGAATAGAAGATGGTATCCATTGCAAGAAGGATCAATATTGTTGGGAGTTATTCGTGCAGAGAGAATTGCTTCTGAAGAAGAAGAATGGTCGGAGTCTCTTGACCAACGTCTGCAATCGATTTCAATTTTACTGGCTAACTCTCTTGCTTCTGAACTTGATAGAAAAAGGTTGTTAGAACAATTAGATGATCAAAAGGAGCAAATATCTCTAATGGTTCATCAACTAAGAAATCCATTGGCTGCTCTTGGTACTTACGCAAAACTTCTTTTGAAAAAAATAGGACCTGAAAGTGAACATAAGAATCTTGTAAAAGGACTTATGACTGAACAAGCACAAGTCAATAAATATCTCTATGCACTTGATCAACTTAGTCAAGTGAAATTACCGCAAGCTGATGATGGATCAAACAGATTGCTCTTGCCTCCGCTGTTGCCTACTGAGACTTCTATCAGTGTGAAAAGTTTAATAGAACCATTAATTGAGAGAGCTAAAGCTCGAGCTAATTTGCAAGGAAGAAAATGGTTCGGTCCTTCAAAATGGCCAAAATGGATGGAATCAAGATCAATTTCAGAAGGTGTTATTGCTGAAATAGTTGCAAATCTTTTGGAAAATGCATTTAGGTATAGTCCTCCTCAATCTTCTATTGGTATAGAAGTAATTGAAGAGGGCATATGTATTTGGGATGAAGGCATCCCTATCAAGCAGGAAGAAAGAGAAATGATTTTTGAGAAAGGGTTTAGAGGCGAAAGTGGTTCAAAAATGTCTGGGAGTGGAATAGGTCTGGCTCTCGCTAGAGATTTAGCTAGACAACTAGGTGGAGATTTAAAGTTATTTGTGAATCCGAGCCAATTTAAAAATTCTTTGCCTGAATCAGGGAATGCTTTTGTTTTTACTTTGGAACCAAAATGATACTTAATAATACTAAGTTAGTTGTTTCTGTTATTACTAGACCTGCTCCATAAGTATCTCCATTATGTCCTTCTAAAGATTTATTTATAAAGTGTGGGATTAATATAGAAGTTATTAATCCCGACAATATGCAATAAGTTAATAATAATATATTAGAAGATATATTGAGATTAGTTGAAAATAGAAAAACTATTATGCTTGAAAAAATTATTATCAATGAAGGTCTTATTTCTTTATTTATCCCTTTCCAGCTTTGATGATGAAAGGAAATGGATTCTTTCTTGAAAATGTAATCATAATTTTCAATTGCAAAAATTTGTGAGAGTCTTCCCCAAAAGGCAGCTAAAGGGAAGGCGAAGGGTGCATAAAAACCAAGTTTGATTATTGCTGCTATTTGAAGCATCAAAATGATTGCTAAACTTTGCAAACCTATTGCACCAACTCTGCTATCTTTCATCGCCTCAATTCGCTTTAATGGACCAGCACCAATCCCATCTGCAGTATCAATTAAACCGTCAATATGAAGTCCACCAGTTATAACAATGTTAATTGCAATAGATATTAAGGCGATAGAAATATTTGGCCAATTAAAGTAATTAAGTAAAAGCCAAAAAAATGATTGTAAAAACCCAATTAAAATCCCTATTAAAGGAGCAAACCGAGCAATTCTGTTGAATCTAGGTTTGATTATTGGCCATTGAGGCAAAATTGTGTAAAA
The sequence above is drawn from the Prochlorococcus marinus str. MIT 1013 genome and encodes:
- a CDS encoding 4-hydroxy-3-methylbut-2-enyl diphosphate reductase, which gives rise to MDTQAFKQTLHKSDRYNRRGFGSANKRAQALAEAYQSGLIGSIRDNGNELVHGRLKVKIAEAFGFCWGVERAVAMAYETRKHYPNEKIWITNEIIHNPSVNDQLRKMDVLFITEEKGVKDFSGVKDGDVVILPAFGATVQDMKMLHDRGCHIIDTTCPWVSKVWHTVEKHKKHTFTSIIHGKYKHEETLATSSFAGTYLVVFDLEEANYVAEYILGNGNREEFLKRFAKASSAGFDPDKDLQRIGVANQTTMLKSETEEIGKLFEKTMLKKYGPADLNEHFLAFNTICDATEERQGAMFSLVDEPLDLMVVIGGYNSSNTTHLQEIAVSRGIRSFHIDTPERIGEETNTITHMPLEGELITEKEFLPIGSIKVGITSGASTPDRVVEHVIHKLMKISEKD
- the purH gene encoding bifunctional phosphoribosylaminoimidazolecarboxamide formyltransferase/IMP cyclohydrolase, with the protein product MSPIALLSVSDKTGLIPLAEALINELGFRIISSGGTAKLIESANLPVTRVADYTGFPEILEGRVKTLNPKIHGGILAKRDKQNHMEDLKAQNINPINLVVVNLYPFEQTISKENVSWDEAIENIDIGGPTMIRAAAKNHEDVLVVTNPSQYSNLIDAYKSKTVTNELRKSYSLKAFEHTAIYDLTISKWIAKQIPSQKAYWLQSLPLKQELRYGENPHQKASWYGEPEKGWSGANQLQGKELSTNNLLDLEAALSTLREFGYENTIKDASYQKAAVVIKHTNPCGVAIGDSPCSALKRALDGDRVSAFGGIIAINCPVDKAAAKELENIFIECIVAPYFDSNAKEILSKKKNLRLLELKAESIQKADNNHIRSILGGLLIQDLDEPDFDQTEWKNVTKLIPNEEEMIDLSFAWKIVKHIRSNAIAVASNKQSLGIGAGQMNRIGSAKLALEAAGSKSKGAVLASDGFFPFDDTVKMAADYGISSIIQPGGSIRDKDSISACNELGIKMVLTGKRHFLH
- a CDS encoding DUF3155 domain-containing protein; amino-acid sequence: MSKKRKRISRRRLAGQRVMSHVPIFHLGTGQHKPVTAARRFIAEEGLYAPAILNVRRNEHTTDRFFWGEKGLFSAQYAEENHFLFPSLRVIVEFLGEDKIFAGLELTADDWEEIEEYEYAFV
- a CDS encoding sensor histidine kinase encodes the protein MSSMQYSERFLNFVQQQLMSFQANQELEHVVVYVARSGDSGSPSLEVVGQWPKSEKVLQPVETDTALRTPSSNRRWYPLQEGSILLGVIRAERIASEEEEWSESLDQRLQSISILLANSLASELDRKRLLEQLDDQKEQISLMVHQLRNPLAALGTYAKLLLKKIGPESEHKNLVKGLMTEQAQVNKYLYALDQLSQVKLPQADDGSNRLLLPPLLPTETSISVKSLIEPLIERAKARANLQGRKWFGPSKWPKWMESRSISEGVIAEIVANLLENAFRYSPPQSSIGIEVIEEGICIWDEGIPIKQEEREMIFEKGFRGESGSKMSGSGIGLALARDLARQLGGDLKLFVNPSQFKNSLPESGNAFVFTLEPK
- a CDS encoding adenosylcobinamide-GDP ribazoletransferase, whose product is MLIFKNWLSDLAGAWVFYTILPQWPIIKPRFNRIARFAPLIGILIGFLQSFFWLLLNYFNWPNISIALISIAINIVITGGLHIDGLIDTADGIGAGPLKRIEAMKDSRVGAIGLQSLAIILMLQIAAIIKLGFYAPFAFPLAAFWGRLSQIFAIENYDYIFKKESISFHHQSWKGINKEIRPSLIIIFSSIIVFLFSTNLNISSNILLLTYCILSGLITSILIPHFINKSLEGHNGDTYGAGLVITETTNLVLLSIILVPK
- a CDS encoding alpha/beta hydrolase codes for the protein MTELICLNSESATNRLVLLHGWGADAHDLVPIGKLLTEGLKNRFEIVSFSAPNIHPSGLGRQWYPLYPHEWEQVPNAVLDLERSLNSLCFKRIPLNKTLLLGFSQGGAMALELAKRNRFDGVFALSSYPHPDWEPSKNMPPIFLCHGNMDQVVPKAASQKSFDILLKHEVKSELYFFDGGHEITNDLIEHCREKIKQEFLD
- a CDS encoding DoxX family protein, coding for MAQPTSSNIQDSDSQKVEVVVQSPDGEVNIFGELSILVLRVSFSLLMVHHGLEKLNDPGGFAEFVVGKYFSFLPGDPVIWTYMAAVTQIVCPIGLATGVLARISSLGLLSTMVFALYFHFIDTGLEGFPFAVVENHNYIFELSAIYAAISFYFLCAGPGRLSLFRKSNKITYYPKGT